In one Deltaproteobacteria bacterium genomic region, the following are encoded:
- the rpsD gene encoding 30S ribosomal protein S4: MARYTGPVCRFCRREGTKLFLKGERCLTDKCAFDRKGYAPGQHGQRRAKVSEYGSQLREKQKVKRVYGVLEKQFRLTFSKAVAERGVTSDIFFRNLELRLDNVVYRMGFARSRNEGRQVVRHNHVLLNGKRCNIPSARLKIGDVVSLAEKSSKKAQFQLSGELYGRRAGLQWFQVDHAKGTGKVVSNPTRDDIQLPVKERLIVELYSK; the protein is encoded by the coding sequence TTGGCCAGGTATACAGGTCCAGTTTGCAGATTTTGCCGTCGTGAAGGTACCAAGTTATTCTTAAAGGGCGAGCGTTGTTTGACTGACAAGTGCGCGTTCGATCGGAAGGGTTACGCGCCGGGTCAGCATGGCCAGCGCCGCGCTAAGGTGTCTGAGTACGGCTCTCAGCTTCGTGAGAAACAGAAGGTGAAGCGAGTTTACGGTGTTCTGGAGAAGCAGTTCCGCCTGACTTTCAGTAAGGCCGTAGCTGAACGCGGCGTTACCAGCGACATCTTTTTCCGTAACCTTGAGTTGCGTTTGGATAACGTTGTTTACCGCATGGGTTTTGCCCGCAGCCGTAACGAGGGACGTCAGGTTGTTCGGCACAATCACGTTCTGCTGAACGGAAAGCGTTGCAACATACCGAGTGCTCGGCTTAAGATTGGCGACGTGGTTTCACTGGCTGAGAAGAGTAGCAAGAAAGCTCAGTTCCAGCTGTCCGGAGAGCTATACGGACGTAGAGCAGGGCTGCAGTGGTTTCAGGTCGATCACGCTAAAGGCACTGGCAAGGTGGTTTCAAATCCAACGCGTGATGACATCCAGTTGCCGGTGAAAGAGCGCTTGATCGTCGAACTTTACTCTAAGTAA
- the rpsK gene encoding 30S ribosomal protein S11 gives MKPVVKKKKVKRNVPTGVAHIKATFNNTIVTFTDVNGEVVSWSTAGAKGFKGSRKSTPFAAQVAAEEAARRAMDSGMRSVAVLVNGPGAGRESAVRAIAAVGMKVTLLKDVTPIPHNGCRPPKRRRV, from the coding sequence ATGAAGCCAGTGGTTAAAAAGAAAAAAGTAAAACGCAACGTGCCAACCGGTGTTGCTCACATCAAAGCTACTTTTAATAACACCATCGTAACCTTTACGGATGTGAATGGTGAAGTAGTCTCCTGGTCGACAGCTGGGGCGAAGGGGTTCAAAGGTTCGCGTAAAAGTACTCCGTTCGCCGCACAGGTGGCTGCAGAGGAAGCTGCTCGCCGCGCGATGGACTCTGGTATGAGATCTGTGGCTGTATTGGTCAACGGTCCTGGTGCGGGTAGAGAGAGTGCGGTGAGAGCAATCGCTGCAGTTGGCATGAAGGTAACGCTTTTGAAGGATGTGACTCCCATTCCGCATAATGGTTGCCGTCCCCCCAAGCGTCGTAGGGTTTAA
- the rpsM gene encoding 30S ribosomal protein S13, whose product MARIAGVDLPNQKRIDIALQSIYGVGRHVSKKIVEAAGLDPNMKAGDLDPNQVNEIRKALDAYTVEGDLRREIALNIKRLVDLGCYRGIRHRRGLPVRGQRSKTNARTRKGPRKTVAGKKKAPTAK is encoded by the coding sequence ATGGCACGTATTGCAGGGGTCGACCTTCCAAACCAAAAGCGCATTGATATTGCGCTTCAGAGCATCTATGGCGTGGGTCGGCACGTAAGCAAGAAGATCGTTGAAGCTGCGGGTCTTGACCCAAATATGAAAGCTGGTGATCTGGATCCGAATCAAGTTAACGAAATCCGTAAGGCTCTCGATGCCTATACCGTGGAAGGTGATCTCCGTCGTGAGATAGCATTGAACATCAAGCGGTTGGTAGACTTGGGCTGTTATCGCGGTATTCGCCATCGGCGTGGGTTGCCTGTGCGAGGTCAAAGGTCCAAGACGAACGCTCGCACTAGGAAGGGTCCTCGTAAGACCGTCGCTGGTAAGAAGAAAGCTCCGACAGCTAAATAA
- the rpmJ gene encoding 50S ribosomal protein L36 encodes MKVRASVKAICDKCKVIRRAGVVRVICEVKKHKQRQG; translated from the coding sequence ATGAAAGTTCGCGCGAGTGTAAAAGCGATTTGTGACAAGTGTAAGGTGATTCGCCGTGCCGGTGTGGTTCGCGTCATCTGTGAAGTCAAAAAGCACAAGCAACGTCAGGGCTAA
- the infA gene encoding translation initiation factor IF-1 translates to MAKEDVIEVEGTVKEPLPNAMFKVQLENGHEVLAHISGKMRMHFIRILPGDKVKLEISPYDLTRGRIVYRTK, encoded by the coding sequence ATGGCAAAAGAAGACGTTATCGAAGTGGAAGGTACGGTGAAAGAGCCGTTGCCTAACGCCATGTTTAAAGTGCAGCTCGAAAACGGGCACGAAGTGCTTGCTCATATAAGTGGCAAAATGCGGATGCACTTCATTCGCATTCTACCCGGTGACAAGGTGAAGCTTGAGATTTCTCCGTACGATCTGACTCGTGGTCGGATCGTCTATCGGACCAAATAG
- a CDS encoding adenylate kinase: MALRCIPKGHCHPFQNWGDPLVIVVLTGAPGAGKGTQADLLAHREGYRKLSTGDALRKHVRAGTEIGKLAAAVMERGELVSDDLLFRILKEELGAIPATETVLLDGYPRNIAQAQALETLKAFHPVTSAILLDVPREELISRLSGRRVCSSCGASYHVEEQPSKVAGVCDRCGGELGQRPDDKASSVAVRLDIYEKTTRPVLDFYRGRGVFREVVGTGEPESVYKVLQAAIRGI, encoded by the coding sequence ATTGCGTTACGATGCATTCCTAAAGGGCACTGCCATCCGTTCCAGAACTGGGGGGACCCGCTAGTGATTGTTGTTCTAACTGGAGCTCCTGGAGCTGGGAAGGGAACACAAGCAGATTTGCTGGCCCATCGAGAAGGCTACCGCAAGTTATCGACAGGTGATGCGCTACGTAAGCATGTAAGGGCGGGAACGGAGATCGGTAAACTCGCTGCAGCAGTGATGGAGCGCGGGGAGCTTGTTTCTGACGATCTCTTGTTCAGGATCCTGAAGGAGGAATTGGGCGCTATTCCTGCGACGGAGACGGTTCTATTGGACGGGTATCCTCGTAACATTGCGCAAGCTCAGGCACTTGAGACGCTGAAGGCTTTCCATCCGGTGACTTCAGCGATTCTTCTGGATGTTCCACGAGAAGAGTTAATATCCCGCCTCAGTGGACGCCGGGTATGTTCCAGCTGTGGGGCCAGTTACCACGTTGAGGAGCAGCCGAGTAAGGTTGCCGGTGTCTGTGATCGCTGCGGGGGAGAGCTTGGGCAGCGTCCTGATGATAAGGCCTCCAGTGTTGCTGTCAGGTTGGATATATACGAAAAGACCACGCGACCGGTTTTGGATTTTTATCGAGGTAGGGGTGTCTTTCGCGAGGTTGTCGGAACTGGTGAGCCAGAGTCAGTGTACAAGGTGCTTCAAGCAGCAATTCGAGGTATATAG
- the secY gene encoding preprotein translocase subunit SecY, with amino-acid sequence MAKLPEGTLNHLQKKILFTLGFLALYRIGVHIPIPGVDTAALADFFKGQGANLFGMFNMFSGGALQRFSVCALGVMPYISASIIAQLLTVVVPHLEQLSKEGDAGRKKITQYTRYGAVVLAIVQGVMIANTLEGSAFGGRSMVLNPGFGWKAITVISLAAGTAFIMWLGEQITERGVGNGMSLVIFAGIVATIPSVITNTYKQYSSAELDAARVLLILGVCLAVTAGVVFIEQGARQVPIQYAKRQVGRKVYGGQSSHLPVRVNSAGVIPPIFASSLLQFPVTIQGLWPESAVGSFFGLLFNPGGWFYNLVYVLMIVFFAFFYTSITFKADDIAENLKKHGGFIPGIRPGARTAEFLDRVVSRLTLTGGIYLAGLCVLPAILTSQFNVQFYFGGTSLLIVVGVALETFRQIDAHRQSLRYDAFLKGTAIRSRTGGTR; translated from the coding sequence ATTGCGAAGCTGCCAGAGGGAACGCTCAATCACTTACAGAAGAAAATCCTATTTACCTTGGGTTTTCTGGCTTTGTACAGAATTGGTGTCCACATCCCGATTCCGGGCGTTGACACTGCGGCCCTAGCTGATTTCTTCAAGGGGCAAGGCGCCAACCTATTCGGCATGTTCAATATGTTTTCCGGTGGTGCGCTGCAGCGTTTCAGCGTGTGCGCCCTCGGTGTGATGCCATACATTTCGGCTTCGATTATCGCTCAGCTCCTTACCGTGGTTGTGCCACATCTCGAGCAGCTCTCTAAAGAGGGCGATGCCGGTCGGAAGAAGATCACGCAGTACACGCGATACGGAGCGGTGGTATTAGCAATCGTTCAGGGCGTTATGATTGCCAATACCCTGGAGGGTTCGGCGTTCGGCGGGCGTAGCATGGTGCTAAATCCAGGTTTCGGGTGGAAGGCCATTACAGTGATTTCGCTCGCGGCCGGAACAGCATTCATCATGTGGCTCGGTGAGCAAATCACTGAGCGTGGTGTTGGCAACGGTATGTCTCTAGTCATCTTTGCCGGTATTGTCGCCACCATTCCCAGCGTCATTACGAACACCTACAAGCAGTATTCTTCTGCAGAGCTGGACGCCGCAAGGGTGCTACTCATCTTAGGTGTGTGTTTAGCTGTTACCGCCGGGGTGGTATTTATAGAACAGGGCGCAAGGCAAGTCCCAATTCAGTATGCGAAAAGGCAAGTTGGGCGAAAAGTCTACGGTGGACAGAGTTCGCATCTCCCCGTGCGCGTGAATAGCGCTGGGGTCATTCCGCCGATCTTCGCAAGCTCTCTTTTGCAATTTCCTGTGACGATTCAGGGTCTTTGGCCCGAGTCGGCAGTAGGCAGTTTTTTTGGATTGCTGTTTAATCCGGGCGGATGGTTTTACAATTTAGTTTACGTACTAATGATTGTGTTTTTCGCGTTCTTCTACACGTCAATCACGTTCAAGGCTGATGACATCGCTGAGAATCTTAAAAAGCATGGCGGCTTTATCCCCGGTATCCGCCCTGGTGCACGAACCGCAGAGTTCCTAGACAGGGTCGTTAGCCGTTTGACTCTCACGGGTGGGATTTATCTAGCAGGACTGTGTGTGCTTCCCGCAATCCTGACAAGTCAATTCAATGTGCAGTTTTATTTCGGTGGTACTAGCCTACTGATCGTCGTCGGGGTCGCTCTCGAGACCTTTCGCCAGATCGATGCACACCGCCAGTCATTGCGTTACGATGCATTCCTAAAGGGCACTGCCATCCGTTCCAGAACTGGGGGGACCCGCTAG
- a CDS encoding 50S ribosomal protein L15, translating into MATSKNGEVASLGNLSPAAGSHRTRKRLGRGIGSGLGKTAGKGHKGQRARKSGNVRPGFEGGQMKLYMRLPKRGFTNAKRVEFNIVNLEALNVFATGTKVDAKALNEAGLLRWSQLPVKLLGRGELGKKLDILVDRASASAQAAVEKAGGTLKLTGQLV; encoded by the coding sequence ATGGCTACCTCGAAAAATGGCGAAGTCGCTTCGCTTGGTAACTTAAGTCCCGCTGCCGGTTCACACCGGACCCGTAAGAGACTAGGCCGTGGTATCGGTTCAGGGTTAGGTAAGACTGCGGGTAAAGGCCACAAAGGCCAGCGAGCTCGTAAGAGTGGTAACGTCCGCCCTGGTTTCGAGGGTGGCCAGATGAAGCTCTACATGCGCTTACCAAAGCGTGGGTTTACAAATGCTAAGAGGGTTGAGTTCAACATCGTGAACCTCGAGGCTCTCAACGTGTTTGCTACCGGTACAAAAGTCGATGCTAAGGCACTGAACGAGGCCGGACTCCTTCGTTGGTCTCAGCTTCCGGTTAAGCTGCTGGGCCGCGGCGAGTTGGGCAAAAAGCTTGACATCTTGGTTGATCGCGCAAGTGCTTCGGCTCAGGCTGCAGTTGAAAAAGCCGGTGGAACCCTTAAGCTAACGGGACAACTTGTCTAA
- the rpmD gene encoding 50S ribosomal protein L30 — protein MGQIVVRQKRSLISEPESIRKVVKALGLGRVGKSVTHKDNNCIRGMVNKVKHLVSFELKA, from the coding sequence GTGGGACAGATAGTCGTACGTCAAAAACGCAGTTTAATCAGTGAACCTGAGAGTATCCGGAAGGTTGTCAAGGCCCTAGGCCTCGGCCGGGTGGGCAAGTCGGTGACACACAAGGATAATAACTGTATCCGCGGTATGGTTAATAAAGTTAAGCATTTAGTCAGCTTTGAGCTGAAGGCGTGA
- a CDS encoding 30S ribosomal protein S5, whose amino-acid sequence MAREQKAEADALQDRVVHIARVAKVVKGGRRFSFSALVVVGDGKDRVGYGLGKAGEVPDAIRKASDQAKKNMVRIPTFDGTIPYEVEGRYGSCIVLMHPAQKGKGIIAGGAVRVITELAGIRDIVCKVHGTKNAGSVVRATIDGLQQLMTIEEYAARKGVDPSHAQQKRSEFDTKKKAKSARDPKAKKA is encoded by the coding sequence GTGGCAAGGGAACAAAAAGCAGAAGCCGATGCGTTACAAGATCGCGTGGTCCATATTGCTCGCGTTGCGAAAGTAGTAAAAGGTGGACGTCGTTTTAGCTTCAGCGCACTTGTGGTAGTTGGCGACGGCAAGGATCGCGTGGGCTACGGTCTTGGCAAAGCTGGTGAAGTGCCGGACGCGATTCGCAAGGCATCGGATCAGGCTAAGAAGAATATGGTTCGTATCCCGACTTTTGACGGGACCATCCCTTATGAAGTAGAGGGGCGTTACGGCTCATGTATCGTCCTTATGCATCCCGCTCAAAAGGGTAAGGGTATTATCGCAGGTGGAGCCGTTCGGGTTATTACAGAGCTAGCGGGTATCCGGGATATCGTCTGTAAGGTGCATGGCACGAAGAATGCCGGCAGTGTTGTTCGTGCAACCATTGATGGCCTGCAACAACTGATGACGATCGAGGAATACGCGGCTCGTAAGGGCGTCGACCCAAGTCATGCTCAGCAGAAGCGGTCTGAATTTGATACAAAGAAAAAGGCCAAGTCCGCTCGGGACCCAAAGGCTAAAAAAGCGTAA
- a CDS encoding 50S ribosomal protein L18 translates to MSKTAQKSVLRERRKKRIRKKIGGGTSERPRLSVFRSDMHVYAQVIDDLNGVTLASVSSFERGNHRRANVEVCQELGKTLAERCKAKNIGAVVFDKNGFAYHGRVKALADGARDGGLQF, encoded by the coding sequence ATGTCCAAGACAGCCCAAAAGTCAGTGCTCCGCGAGCGGCGTAAGAAGAGGATTCGCAAGAAAATCGGCGGTGGAACTTCCGAGCGCCCCAGATTGTCGGTGTTTAGGTCCGATATGCATGTGTACGCTCAGGTCATCGATGATTTAAATGGGGTCACTCTGGCGAGCGTAAGTTCCTTCGAGAGGGGCAACCATCGAAGGGCTAATGTCGAGGTGTGTCAGGAACTAGGCAAAACCCTGGCAGAGCGCTGCAAGGCAAAAAATATCGGCGCTGTTGTGTTCGATAAGAACGGCTTCGCGTATCACGGTAGGGTCAAGGCTCTGGCCGATGGCGCGCGCGATGGTGGCCTGCAGTTCTAA
- a CDS encoding 50S ribosomal protein L6 — protein sequence MSRIGKKPISLPKGVEVKLSGRTISVKGPKGTLSRALHGDIDVKVDGQSLTFVPRPEAEDAARFHGLTRTLVNNMVVGVTEGFSRRLKLVGVGYRAASQGKGLSLSLGYSHPVVFDPPAGIELKVDAQTTIVVSGADKEMVGQVAAKIRGFRPPEPYHGKGVRYEDEHIATKVGKAAGKK from the coding sequence ATGTCACGCATTGGAAAGAAGCCAATCAGCCTACCAAAAGGCGTTGAAGTTAAGCTAAGCGGGCGGACCATCAGCGTTAAGGGTCCCAAAGGCACCCTGAGCAGGGCACTGCACGGTGATATTGATGTCAAGGTTGACGGGCAGAGCCTGACTTTTGTCCCGCGTCCCGAGGCCGAGGACGCAGCTAGATTCCACGGTTTGACACGCACCCTGGTCAATAACATGGTCGTAGGTGTAACTGAAGGTTTCAGCAGGCGCCTAAAACTGGTTGGCGTTGGTTATCGCGCGGCTAGCCAAGGAAAAGGCCTGTCGCTGAGCCTAGGGTACAGCCATCCTGTAGTGTTTGATCCACCTGCAGGCATCGAGCTAAAGGTTGACGCACAAACGACGATCGTGGTTAGCGGTGCCGACAAGGAAATGGTTGGTCAGGTCGCTGCTAAGATCAGAGGGTTTCGCCCACCGGAGCCTTATCACGGTAAGGGTGTTCGCTACGAAGACGAGCATATTGCAACCAAGGTCGGCAAGGCTGCCGGTAAAAAATAA
- the rpsH gene encoding 30S ribosomal protein S8: MNITDPIADLLTRIRNAQRAGLEVVTVPASKIKIGITHLLKEEGYVRAYKCVRDGQQGVLKIALKYSDDGKGVITGLERKSRPGRRYYVAADGIPFVKNGFGFGIVSTSRGLLTDRQARTERVGGEYICSVY, from the coding sequence ATGAACATCACCGATCCAATCGCAGACCTTCTAACCCGCATTCGCAATGCACAGCGTGCTGGGCTCGAGGTAGTAACCGTGCCTGCTTCCAAGATCAAAATTGGCATCACTCATCTTCTAAAAGAGGAAGGGTATGTTCGCGCCTACAAGTGCGTACGCGACGGCCAGCAGGGTGTACTTAAGATTGCGCTAAAGTACTCGGACGACGGCAAGGGTGTAATTACCGGTCTTGAGCGTAAGAGTCGTCCAGGGCGTAGGTACTACGTTGCTGCCGACGGCATACCCTTCGTGAAGAACGGGTTCGGATTCGGCATAGTATCGACATCGAGGGGCCTCCTGACCGATCGTCAGGCGCGCACCGAGCGTGTCGGTGGCGAATACATTTGTTCGGTTTACTAA
- a CDS encoding type Z 30S ribosomal protein S14: MKEKKLKWRDVKGGLKFSTRAYTRCNNCGRPKAVYRKFGICRICFRLFALKGHLPGVTKASW; this comes from the coding sequence ATGAAGGAGAAGAAGCTCAAGTGGCGCGATGTCAAAGGCGGCTTGAAGTTTTCGACTCGTGCGTATACACGCTGTAACAATTGTGGTCGTCCAAAGGCTGTCTATCGCAAGTTCGGTATATGCCGGATTTGTTTCCGGCTGTTTGCCCTGAAAGGGCATCTGCCAGGCGTGACGAAGGCCTCCTGGTAA
- the rplE gene encoding 50S ribosomal protein L5 yields the protein MKYEPTLKTKYKEQVSGLKQELGLKNPMRVPVLKKIVVNIGQGDATQNIKTLEGAVADLTAITGQKPVMTKAKKSIATFKLRQGMPIGAAVTLRGDRMYEFLDRFINIAVPRIRDFRGFSAKAFDGRGNYNVGIKEQIIFPEIDYDKVDRIRGLGITIVTNAKNDVEAKALLDKFNFPFRKA from the coding sequence GTGAAGTACGAGCCCACATTAAAAACCAAGTATAAAGAGCAAGTATCCGGCTTGAAGCAGGAGCTCGGGCTCAAAAACCCGATGCGCGTACCTGTTCTCAAAAAGATCGTTGTAAACATCGGTCAAGGCGATGCGACTCAGAACATCAAGACCCTAGAGGGTGCAGTGGCTGATTTGACCGCGATAACCGGTCAGAAGCCTGTGATGACGAAGGCGAAGAAGAGCATCGCAACTTTTAAACTGCGTCAGGGTATGCCTATCGGCGCAGCTGTCACTCTCCGCGGTGACCGGATGTACGAGTTCTTGGATCGCTTCATCAATATTGCCGTTCCGCGTATTCGCGACTTCCGCGGTTTCTCGGCAAAGGCGTTCGATGGCCGGGGTAACTACAACGTCGGTATTAAAGAGCAGATCATATTCCCCGAAATCGACTACGACAAGGTGGATCGTATTCGCGGCCTGGGAATTACCATAGTCACCAACGCAAAGAACGACGTCGAGGCGAAGGCTTTGCTTGATAAATTCAATTTTCCCTTCAGGAAAGCCTGA
- the rplN gene encoding 50S ribosomal protein L14 — protein sequence MIQMETVLQSADNSGARRVKCFKVIGGSKKRYASVGDIIVVSIKEALPNSKVKKGTVHKAVVVRTSKEIQRDDGSTIRFDENACVLIKGKENEPVGTRIFGPVAREVRVKGYGRIASLAPEVL from the coding sequence ATGATTCAGATGGAAACAGTACTGCAGAGTGCGGACAATTCTGGCGCGAGGCGCGTTAAGTGCTTCAAAGTCATTGGTGGAAGCAAGAAGCGTTACGCTTCGGTCGGAGACATAATCGTTGTTTCGATCAAAGAAGCGCTGCCCAATAGCAAGGTAAAAAAAGGCACCGTGCACAAGGCTGTAGTGGTCCGCACGAGTAAAGAAATCCAACGGGATGACGGGTCAACGATTCGGTTTGATGAGAACGCCTGCGTCCTTATCAAAGGCAAAGAAAATGAGCCCGTTGGGACGCGGATTTTCGGGCCGGTAGCGCGGGAAGTCCGTGTTAAGGGCTATGGCAGAATCGCCTCCCTAGCCCCTGAAGTTCTCTAA
- the rpsQ gene encoding 30S ribosomal protein S17, whose translation MSEKDHREKKSRPVRVVVTSDKMDKSRVGTLEHLVKHVSYGKFIRRRTKLMFHDEKNESRAGDVVLITQTRPLSARKKFALLQIVKKGEE comes from the coding sequence GTGAGCGAAAAAGATCACAGAGAAAAGAAAAGTAGACCGGTTCGCGTCGTTGTCACCAGCGACAAGATGGACAAGTCCAGGGTTGGTACTCTTGAGCACCTGGTCAAGCACGTCAGCTACGGAAAGTTTATCCGTCGTAGGACTAAGTTGATGTTCCACGATGAGAAGAACGAGTCTCGTGCTGGTGATGTGGTGCTGATCACCCAGACGCGTCCTCTGAGCGCTCGGAAAAAGTTTGCGCTCCTGCAAATCGTTAAAAAAGGTGAAGAATAA
- the rpmC gene encoding 50S ribosomal protein L29, which translates to MELHKLKKEELKGFDAAKLREAEKDIRSQLHDIRMDIYSGPGKHTGKVRALRKNLARVLTLQHASKLGGSVVGVRPASKSKKSVATKK; encoded by the coding sequence ATGGAATTGCATAAGTTAAAAAAAGAAGAGCTAAAAGGGTTCGATGCAGCCAAACTGCGCGAAGCCGAAAAGGATATCCGTAGTCAGCTACATGATATTCGTATGGACATATACTCAGGGCCAGGGAAGCACACCGGTAAGGTTCGGGCATTGCGGAAGAATCTGGCGAGAGTGTTGACTCTTCAACATGCAAGCAAACTCGGCGGCTCAGTTGTTGGCGTGCGTCCAGCAAGCAAGTCCAAAAAATCCGTCGCAACTAAGAAGTAA
- the rplP gene encoding 50S ribosomal protein L16, which produces MLAPKKMKYRKSQKGRIKGHAQKGADLAFGDFGIMATENGRITARQIEAARIAMTRHIKRGGQVWIKVFPHFPVSKKPAEVRMGGGKGSVERYEARIRAGRIIYEMKGVDKETATQALSLAASKLPLRTKLIIRGLDPWA; this is translated from the coding sequence ATGCTCGCGCCTAAGAAAATGAAATACCGGAAGTCCCAGAAGGGCCGTATTAAGGGTCACGCCCAAAAGGGTGCGGATCTTGCCTTTGGTGACTTTGGTATCATGGCTACTGAAAATGGCCGGATTACTGCTCGTCAGATTGAGGCGGCTCGTATTGCGATGACCCGCCACATCAAACGCGGCGGCCAAGTTTGGATCAAGGTATTCCCTCACTTCCCGGTATCCAAGAAGCCGGCTGAGGTACGGATGGGTGGCGGTAAGGGTAGTGTCGAGCGGTACGAAGCTCGCATTCGCGCTGGCCGTATTATCTACGAGATGAAGGGTGTAGACAAAGAAACTGCGACACAGGCTCTGTCACTTGCAGCTTCTAAGTTGCCTTTAAGGACGAAATTGATTATCCGTGGGCTCGATCCCTGGGCGTAA
- the rpsC gene encoding 30S ribosomal protein S3 produces MGQKVNPIGFRLGTTRTWSSRWYAAKRDYPSNLMEDVRIRKFINKKFDSAGIARIEIERAAKNLTINIHSSRPGIIIGKKGAGAESLKAELTKICKISSGEPVLNVFEIKKPDLEARLLADSVRQQLERRVSFRRAMKKTISAATKAGAKGIKIQCSGRLGGADMSRTERYMEGRVPLHTLRADIDYSTAEALTTYGLIGVKVWVFRGEVFDTVQ; encoded by the coding sequence TTGGGACAGAAAGTAAATCCAATCGGTTTTCGTCTAGGTACTACTCGGACCTGGTCTTCTCGCTGGTATGCGGCAAAACGTGATTACCCATCTAACCTGATGGAAGATGTCCGGATCCGCAAATTCATCAATAAGAAATTCGATTCGGCAGGCATAGCCCGTATCGAGATCGAACGAGCTGCGAAGAATCTGACGATTAATATTCACTCGAGCCGACCCGGTATCATTATTGGGAAGAAAGGCGCTGGGGCTGAGTCGTTGAAAGCTGAATTGACGAAAATTTGCAAGATTTCGTCAGGGGAACCTGTTCTCAACGTATTCGAGATCAAGAAACCAGACCTCGAAGCGCGTCTGTTAGCAGACAGCGTCAGGCAGCAGTTAGAGCGCCGTGTATCATTCCGGCGGGCCATGAAGAAGACGATTTCGGCGGCCACCAAGGCCGGTGCCAAGGGTATCAAGATTCAGTGTTCGGGTCGATTGGGCGGCGCTGACATGTCGCGTACTGAACGTTACATGGAAGGTCGGGTGCCACTGCACACCTTACGAGCGGATATCGATTACTCAACTGCTGAGGCGTTAACTACCTACGGTTTGATCGGTGTCAAGGTATGGGTGTTCCGTGGCGAGGTCTTCGATACGGTTCAATGA
- a CDS encoding 50S ribosomal protein L22, protein MAEASKVVLRNLRIAPRKVRLVVNLVKGKPVQYALDLLKVTNKRAAPVVYKMIQSAVANATNKSTVDVDRLVVSEGFVNGGESMKRWLPRAQGRATGIQKRTSHVTIKLAEV, encoded by the coding sequence ATGGCAGAGGCTTCTAAAGTAGTACTGCGGAATCTGAGAATCGCGCCGAGAAAAGTGCGGCTGGTCGTCAACCTCGTCAAGGGGAAGCCGGTTCAGTATGCATTGGATCTTCTGAAAGTGACGAACAAGCGCGCTGCGCCTGTGGTCTACAAGATGATTCAGTCCGCCGTAGCGAACGCCACCAATAAGTCAACGGTTGATGTGGATAGGCTTGTCGTCTCGGAAGGCTTCGTCAACGGTGGTGAGTCGATGAAGCGTTGGTTGCCTCGAGCGCAGGGTCGGGCAACGGGGATTCAGAAGCGTACATCGCATGTCACCATTAAGTTGGCAGAAGTTTAA
- the rpsS gene encoding 30S ribosomal protein S19, which translates to MARSIKKGPYFDQYLLKKADQARQDKKPIKTWSRRSTILPDFVGLTFAVHNGKKFVPVYVTENMVGHKLGEFAPTRTFMGHSGDRKVKKAGGSPAA; encoded by the coding sequence TTGGCTCGTTCAATTAAAAAAGGTCCTTATTTCGACCAGTATCTGCTCAAAAAGGCTGATCAGGCTCGGCAGGACAAGAAACCAATCAAGACGTGGTCGCGTCGTTCGACGATCCTTCCGGATTTTGTCGGCTTGACCTTTGCTGTGCATAATGGCAAGAAGTTCGTCCCCGTCTACGTTACAGAGAACATGGTCGGTCACAAACTCGGTGAGTTCGCGCCGACTCGCACATTCATGGGCCACTCCGGCGACCGTAAGGTCAAAAAGGCCGGCGGCTCTCCTGCGGCATAA